Proteins encoded together in one Apteryx mantelli isolate bAptMan1 chromosome 31, bAptMan1.hap1, whole genome shotgun sequence window:
- the LOC136994585 gene encoding SCO-spondin-like — MHYYGEQYKHLCLPGSGYSTENLQVCAPQADVCSATCHPLSVTKSPMPRWPGYLQPFALVCAQPSVAPLPLLRCQPYVQRCILLGPEPCKAACLVPCAEPSGQPGAVPSPQPCDAGRFEKKRVAKSLPPCAPKCPEPGKLRFPPCGIRYSSSCKNECKAQRGSKCCPPQAMPGRYSRPLQGGTECPPPPQQCALQECVPRECGGSGGGFPPQRCTKGYPTQECVTECLPQPCGAKCPPGQGAKGCPLPPQRLAKGSLPPDGAKQRCLATQHATKSRCSHHMSRHHAGKGKGSSHAKKSCCAAKWLC; from the coding sequence ATGCACTACTATGGGGAGCAGTACAAACACCTGTGCCTGCCGGGGTCCGGCTACAGCACCGAAAACCTCCAGGTGTGCGCGCCCCAGGCCGACGTGTGCAGCGCCACGTGCCACCCGCTGAGCGTGACCAAGAGCCCCATGCCCAGGTGGCCAGGCTACCTGCAGCCCTTCGCGCTGGTGTGCGCGCAGCCGAGCGTggccccgctgccgctgctgcgctGCCAGCCCTACGTGCAGCGGTGCATCCTGCTGGGCCCGGAGCCTTGCAAGGCCGCTTGCCTCGTGCCCTGCGCCGAGCCCAGCGGGCAGCCGGGCGCCGTGCCGAGCCCCCAGCCCTGCGACGCCGGCCGCTTCGAGAAAAAGCGCGTGGCCAAGAGCTTGCCGCCGTGCGCGCCCAAGTGCCCGGAGCCGGGCAAGCTCAGGTTCCCACCGTGTGGGATCAGGTACTCGTCCTCGTGCAAGAACGAATGCAAGGCGCAGCGGGGCTCCAAGTGCTGCCCGCCGCAGGCGATGCCCGGCAGGTACTCGCGGCCGCTGCAGGGGGGCACCgagtgcccgccgccgccgcagcagtgCGCGCTGCAGGAGTGCGTGCCGCGGGAGTgcggtggcagcggcggtggcTTCCCCCCGCAGCGCTGCACCAAGGGCTACCCCACGCAGGAGTGCGTCACCGAGTGCCTGCCGCAGCCCTGCGGCGCCAAGTgcccgccggggcagggggcgAAGGGATGCCCGCTGCCGCCGCAGCGCCTCGCCAAAGGCTCGCTGCCGCCGGACGGGGCCAAGCAGAGGTGCTTGGCGACCCAGCATGCCACCAAGTCCAGGTGCTCCCACCACATGTCCCGGCATCATGCTGGCAAAGGGAAAGGGTCAAGCCATGCCAAGAAGAGTTGCTGCGCTGCAAAATGGCTCTGCTGA